A window of the Haloquadratum walsbyi C23 genome harbors these coding sequences:
- the fmdA gene encoding formamidase, which produces MPETVFEVDVDEDPEDQPDPIVNRWHPDTPPAATIKPGEKVRIECLDWTGGQVNNDDSANDIRDMELSPNHHLSGPFEVKGAEPGDMLVVDILDLGPFPDHEWGFTGIFDLENGGGFLTDHFPEARKTIWELDGVMTHSRHIDDVRFPGCAHPGIIGTAPSHELLEAWNEREQALIDRGPDAQTGVNHETGDDEPPLALPPEPENVLLGDMDDDKLEDAAKEAARTIPPRENAGNCDIKNLGRGSRVYLPVFVEGANFITGDLHFSQGDGEITFCGAIEMAGYIDLKVDIIKNGVEKMGTDHAMFKPGYQDPDFSDYLVFEGYSVDEDGTQHYKNGNVGMRRACLDAIDYLTNFGYTREQGYFLLSTVPIESRLAGVVDLPNTCVTVSVPNEAFDINIDPDTLADDSVVTDRSDVAKPS; this is translated from the coding sequence ATGCCTGAGACTGTATTTGAAGTGGATGTGGACGAAGATCCCGAGGATCAGCCAGATCCAATCGTGAATCGATGGCATCCAGACACACCGCCTGCTGCAACGATTAAGCCAGGTGAAAAGGTTCGAATTGAATGTTTGGATTGGACTGGAGGACAAGTAAATAATGATGATAGTGCCAATGATATCCGGGATATGGAACTTAGTCCCAACCACCACCTTAGCGGTCCTTTCGAGGTAAAAGGCGCTGAGCCGGGTGATATGTTAGTTGTTGATATTCTCGATCTTGGTCCGTTTCCTGACCACGAGTGGGGTTTTACTGGGATTTTTGACTTGGAGAATGGTGGAGGATTTTTAACGGATCATTTCCCGGAGGCTCGAAAGACAATCTGGGAACTTGATGGCGTGATGACGCACTCAAGACATATCGATGATGTTCGATTCCCTGGTTGTGCACATCCTGGAATCATTGGGACTGCCCCGTCGCACGAACTGCTTGAAGCGTGGAATGAACGCGAGCAGGCACTGATCGATCGTGGTCCTGATGCGCAGACGGGAGTAAATCACGAAACCGGGGACGACGAGCCACCGCTTGCGCTTCCTCCGGAACCAGAGAATGTGCTTCTTGGTGACATGGATGATGATAAGTTAGAGGATGCAGCAAAAGAGGCGGCCCGGACAATCCCACCACGGGAGAACGCCGGGAATTGTGATATCAAGAACCTCGGTCGTGGGTCGCGTGTTTATTTGCCTGTATTCGTCGAAGGGGCGAATTTCATTACCGGTGATTTACACTTCTCACAGGGTGACGGTGAAATTACCTTTTGTGGTGCGATAGAAATGGCTGGGTATATTGATCTAAAAGTGGATATCATCAAAAACGGCGTTGAAAAGATGGGGACTGATCATGCGATGTTCAAGCCTGGTTACCAGGATCCAGACTTTTCTGATTATCTCGTATTTGAGGGATACTCGGTCGATGAGGATGGGACTCAACACTATAAGAATGGTAATGTTGGGATGCGGCGGGCCTGTCTTGATGCAATTGATTATCTGACAAACTTCGGATATACCCGCGAACAAGGATATTTCCTTCTGAGCACTGTCCCGATTGAGAGCCGACTTGCAGGTGTTGTCGATCTCCCCAATACCTGTGTTACAGTGTCTGTTCCAAATGAGGCGTTTGATATAAATATCGATCCAGACACATTAGCAGACGACTCTGTCGTCACTGA
- the carA gene encoding glutamine-hydrolyzing carbamoyl-phosphate synthase small subunit, protein MLDAYLALEDGRVIEARGRAPGRTRGELVFTTAYTGYEESLTDPSYEEQVLTFSYPLIGNYGVRSERFESERIHPRAAIAREFTDEIVEWFNHEDVPAIDHIDTRELVTSIREEGAMNCGIAVGSDVTPGDATAELDQCISMSDHIDIGKRVTTVEHTTYGGANAEVHVALIDCGAKMSIVDSLVERGVAVHVLPYDTTPEMLTEVDPDLLFISNGPGDPANFEAAQTLVEEYTGEIPIAGICLGQQVVARALGGTTEKMNFGHRGVNQPVRDLDSGKVVMTTQNHGYTVGDPGETLNVCQINVNDGTAEGLTNRDLDVITRQYHPEAHPGPHDSFGFFDEVLEMTGRDTTTETDSSSDRAVIADN, encoded by the coding sequence ATGTTGGACGCCTATTTAGCCCTAGAGGATGGTCGTGTCATCGAAGCGCGCGGTCGCGCCCCTGGGCGCACTCGCGGTGAGTTGGTATTTACGACCGCTTATACAGGTTATGAGGAGAGTCTCACAGACCCCTCATATGAAGAGCAGGTGCTTACATTTTCATATCCGCTCATTGGGAATTATGGCGTCCGAAGTGAGCGATTTGAATCTGAACGTATTCATCCACGAGCCGCGATTGCACGTGAGTTTACAGATGAAATAGTCGAGTGGTTCAATCATGAGGATGTCCCTGCAATTGACCATATCGATACGCGTGAGCTTGTCACGTCAATTCGCGAGGAGGGTGCAATGAACTGTGGGATTGCCGTTGGTTCTGATGTGACACCAGGAGACGCCACAGCTGAGCTTGATCAGTGTATCAGCATGAGTGATCACATTGACATTGGCAAACGTGTCACGACCGTTGAACATACGACATACGGCGGTGCGAACGCTGAGGTTCATGTTGCACTCATTGATTGTGGTGCAAAAATGTCAATTGTTGATTCACTTGTTGAGAGAGGGGTTGCTGTCCATGTGCTTCCATACGATACAACGCCGGAAATGCTTACAGAGGTCGACCCTGACTTATTGTTCATTTCAAACGGACCAGGTGACCCAGCGAACTTTGAGGCGGCACAAACGCTCGTCGAGGAGTACACTGGTGAAATCCCGATTGCTGGAATCTGTCTTGGTCAACAGGTTGTCGCACGAGCACTCGGTGGAACAACTGAGAAGATGAATTTCGGACATCGTGGCGTCAATCAACCGGTCCGAGATCTCGATAGTGGCAAGGTCGTCATGACAACGCAAAATCATGGATATACTGTTGGTGACCCTGGTGAGACACTCAATGTATGTCAAATAAATGTTAATGATGGAACTGCTGAGGGACTCACAAATCGCGATCTTGATGTGATTACACGACAGTATCACCCAGAGGCACATCCTGGACCACACGATTCATTTGGTTTCTTCGATGAGGTGCTTGAAATGACCGGACGGGACACCACCACCGAAACAGATAGCAGCTCAGATCGTGCCGTCATCGCTGATAATTAA
- a CDS encoding GNAT family N-acetyltransferase yields the protein MSVSTLPLPVHTVDDTGADVTVRTADSTDAAAVERITQNTWPDRAEDDYVGSVFPEWVAADDGETAQTVVITVNSQPHPDDPDSRQNSTNVVGVAQVCTLSETEAWIQGLRIAPTYRGRGLATVLIQTLCAVARAMDTTIVRGIVFSWNSASLGLLRQIGFNPGIEFRWIQPEPYETPTESVSTVDDAVPLSVQTDDDTSVGDVWSFWQTAETNNMLDGIIIDDTESWALSTLRQHHIQRAATTGRLITVRSNSPPGTVRGFAIRNRTYEPMGETATLGAEYAIAAWDPGDEAAVQSLLTAIRRDATLLDSAIDHTRVLVPEDVRWLSDAAVTGAGMWSEPIFLMNYQLSDEGDV from the coding sequence ATGTCTGTATCCACACTCCCGCTCCCAGTACATACAGTAGATGACACTGGAGCGGATGTCACTGTTCGAACTGCGGACTCGACTGACGCTGCCGCCGTCGAGCGGATAACGCAAAATACATGGCCAGATCGAGCCGAGGATGACTATGTTGGCTCTGTGTTTCCTGAGTGGGTTGCAGCAGATGACGGTGAGACAGCACAGACAGTTGTCATTACTGTTAATTCACAACCACACCCAGATGACCCTGACTCGAGGCAGAATAGCACGAATGTTGTCGGTGTCGCACAGGTATGCACACTTTCAGAAACGGAAGCATGGATACAAGGGCTCCGCATCGCGCCCACATATCGCGGTCGAGGGCTTGCTACAGTCCTTATTCAAACACTCTGTGCTGTTGCACGTGCGATGGATACCACAATAGTTCGAGGGATTGTTTTTTCATGGAATTCAGCCAGTCTTGGGCTACTTCGGCAGATAGGTTTCAACCCTGGGATTGAGTTCCGATGGATTCAACCAGAGCCATATGAAACCCCAACAGAGTCAGTCTCAACAGTAGACGACGCTGTCCCACTTTCAGTACAGACTGATGATGATACTTCCGTCGGGGACGTGTGGTCGTTCTGGCAGACCGCAGAAACAAATAATATGCTTGATGGAATTATCATCGATGATACTGAATCGTGGGCACTGTCCACTCTCCGTCAACATCATATTCAGCGTGCAGCTACAACCGGTCGATTGATTACTGTCAGGTCGAACTCACCACCCGGGACTGTTCGTGGATTCGCAATTCGAAACCGGACATATGAACCGATGGGAGAGACGGCAACACTCGGTGCTGAGTACGCTATCGCTGCGTGGGATCCTGGTGATGAGGCGGCTGTGCAATCGTTGTTAACAGCGATTCGTCGGGATGCAACATTACTTGATTCGGCGATTGATCACACGCGTGTCCTCGTTCCTGAAGATGTCCGCTGGCTCTCTGATGCAGCAGTGACAGGTGCTGGGATGTGGTCAGAACCAATTTTCTTGATGAATTATCAACTCTCTGATGAGGGCGATGTTTGA
- a CDS encoding SDR family NAD(P)-dependent oxidoreductase, with the protein MPSTPMDNTDSTALSEPSLYESLDGQVAVVTGANRGLGRQIAENLDELGATVFAATRSMTHDIPDSWEHLLVDVTQSGEIADAADEIFSIAGRLDIVVNNAGIGGGDGDIVSESIDDINRTLSTNLRGPMLVCKHTVPLLLQNDGGRIVNVGSALGMLSREQSGGNPAYRVSKSGLNGLTAYLDGEYGSDGLIANSVCPGWVRTDMGGPEADRSIKTGAETPTWLCRFRPESPRGHFWRDRAVIEW; encoded by the coding sequence ATGCCCTCAACCCCCATGGATAATACTGATTCTACGGCTCTTTCTGAGCCATCGCTATATGAGTCCCTTGATGGACAAGTCGCAGTTGTCACTGGCGCTAATCGTGGTCTTGGTCGTCAGATTGCTGAGAATCTCGATGAACTCGGTGCGACTGTTTTTGCGGCAACGCGATCAATGACGCATGACATTCCAGATTCGTGGGAGCACCTTCTTGTCGATGTTACTCAATCTGGCGAAATCGCGGATGCTGCGGATGAGATATTCAGCATTGCTGGACGACTTGATATCGTCGTGAATAATGCCGGTATCGGCGGTGGTGATGGTGATATTGTCTCTGAGTCTATTGACGATATTAATAGAACTCTTTCAACGAATCTCCGCGGTCCGATGCTTGTGTGTAAACACACTGTCCCACTATTGCTGCAAAATGATGGTGGTCGTATTGTTAATGTTGGCTCTGCTCTTGGAATGCTCTCACGAGAGCAATCTGGCGGTAATCCAGCCTATCGTGTGTCAAAAAGTGGTCTCAACGGACTGACTGCATATCTTGATGGTGAATATGGGTCAGATGGTCTCATTGCGAATTCGGTATGTCCAGGATGGGTTCGAACAGATATGGGTGGTCCTGAGGCTGATAGAAGTATCAAGACCGGAGCTGAAACTCCGACCTGGCTCTGTCGCTTTCGCCCTGAGTCACCACGCGGTCATTTCTGGCGTGATCGTGCAGTAATTGAATGGTGA
- a CDS encoding Lrp/AsnC family transcriptional regulator produces the protein MDNLDRRILDILRRDARTPYTEIAAQVGTSEGTVRNRVDRLTEEGIIERFTISTRTGNIKAMIEVSVKVNVNTTSISETMATWEQVDFVWQVSGEEDVVLIVDAADTRAVNQLITRARELDEIKNTKTRLILDERLGGVSS, from the coding sequence ATGGACAATCTCGACCGACGTATTCTTGATATTCTCCGTCGAGACGCACGAACACCCTATACTGAGATTGCAGCACAAGTTGGCACCTCAGAAGGGACTGTGCGTAATCGTGTCGATAGACTCACCGAGGAGGGTATTATTGAACGATTCACTATCTCGACGCGAACAGGAAATATCAAAGCAATGATAGAAGTATCAGTGAAAGTTAATGTTAACACAACTAGCATTTCTGAGACAATGGCGACCTGGGAGCAGGTTGATTTTGTCTGGCAAGTTTCTGGTGAGGAAGATGTTGTTCTTATTGTTGATGCAGCAGATACACGTGCAGTTAATCAACTCATTACACGTGCACGTGAGCTTGATGAAATAAAAAACACCAAAACCCGTCTTATCCTTGATGAACGCCTTGGTGGAGTATCATCATGA
- the gatD gene encoding Glu-tRNA(Gln) amidotransferase subunit GatD, translating to MSPHPGDRVRVERADVTNEGILMPSSTSDHLVIKLDGGYNVGIDRADASIDLVTSDAYDIGGAQTDIGSSAGAGADTEADKTESDITSKSAASAVAFDESLPTVSLISTGGTIASTVDYRTGAVTAQFDAEDVLRAVPDLAGRANYRGRVVRNILSENMTPAVWQDLAAAVADEIRAGADGVVVMHGTDTMQYSASALSYMLDTPVPVVFTGSQRSADRPSSDNVMNAVCAVEAATADISGVFVCMHASTADDTCALHRGTRVRKNHTSRRDAFETVGATPIGTIEYDTETVSFHRDHTARESTELNLTSELNEDVMLLTFTPGMDIDRQTAFLTDSTPDGLIIAGTGLGHVHTEFIPTVAELVTDGVVVAMTSQCLEGRVCDRVYDTGRDLLEAGVVEAGDTLPGTAKVKLMWALANHPDPTNAMTKSLAGELQYRSVPWE from the coding sequence ATGAGTCCACATCCAGGGGACCGAGTTCGCGTTGAACGAGCAGATGTTACAAACGAGGGAATCTTAATGCCCTCCTCAACATCAGATCATCTTGTAATTAAACTCGATGGTGGATACAATGTCGGTATTGATCGAGCAGACGCATCGATTGATCTCGTGACGTCAGATGCATACGACATTGGCGGGGCACAGACAGATATTGGCTCTAGTGCTGGTGCTGGTGCGGATACAGAGGCTGATAAGACTGAATCTGATATTACATCCAAATCGGCTGCATCAGCAGTTGCTTTTGATGAATCGTTGCCAACGGTGTCATTAATCTCGACGGGTGGTACAATCGCATCAACGGTTGATTACCGAACGGGTGCTGTCACTGCACAGTTCGATGCTGAAGATGTGCTCCGTGCCGTCCCAGATCTCGCTGGTCGAGCGAATTACCGTGGACGTGTGGTCCGGAATATTCTCTCTGAGAACATGACACCTGCCGTCTGGCAGGATCTTGCTGCTGCAGTTGCCGATGAAATTCGTGCTGGTGCTGATGGTGTTGTCGTGATGCATGGGACTGATACAATGCAGTACTCTGCTTCGGCGTTATCATATATGCTTGATACGCCTGTCCCAGTCGTTTTTACTGGAAGCCAGCGATCTGCGGATCGTCCATCCTCAGATAATGTCATGAATGCCGTCTGTGCTGTTGAGGCTGCAACAGCAGACATCTCAGGAGTGTTTGTTTGTATGCATGCATCAACCGCCGATGACACTTGTGCGCTTCATCGGGGGACACGTGTTCGAAAAAATCACACCTCCCGTCGTGACGCATTCGAGACCGTTGGCGCCACTCCAATCGGGACAATTGAGTATGATACCGAGACTGTTTCATTCCACCGTGATCATACAGCACGAGAATCGACTGAACTGAACCTTACTAGCGAACTTAATGAGGACGTGATGCTTTTGACATTTACACCTGGGATGGACATCGACCGACAGACAGCATTTCTTACTGACTCTACTCCTGATGGGCTAATTATCGCAGGTACTGGATTAGGTCACGTTCACACTGAATTTATTCCGACCGTAGCAGAACTCGTTACGGATGGAGTTGTTGTTGCAATGACGAGTCAGTGCCTCGAAGGACGCGTCTGTGACCGTGTGTATGACACTGGTCGGGACTTACTGGAAGCGGGCGTTGTTGAGGCCGGTGATACACTTCCCGGTACAGCAAAAGTAAAATTAATGTGGGCACTCGCAAATCACCCAGATCCCACAAACGCAATGACAAAGTCACTTGCTGGTGAATTACAATATCGGTCAGTCCCATGGGAATGA
- a CDS encoding NUDIX hydrolase has protein sequence MSTDHNSDSNTDQPAQPHDNASEDVIAVSSDNTKQGLVNRLDAHTGDGVRHRAFTCLVFDSNDHLLLAQRAPTKRLWDTHWDGTVASHPTEEQTQREATRQRLDDELGITPDQYDTLRVTDQFEYKRYYENAGIEWEVCAVLQVTLNDMTLDPDESEIAGLLWVEYEHLHQHPEWYRQLRLCPWFEIAMRRDFE, from the coding sequence ATGAGCACAGACCACAACAGCGACTCAAATACTGACCAACCTGCACAACCGCACGATAACGCAAGCGAAGATGTGATTGCCGTTTCGAGCGATAATACCAAGCAAGGACTTGTCAATCGATTAGATGCACATACTGGCGATGGAGTCCGTCATCGAGCATTCACATGTCTTGTGTTTGATTCTAATGATCACCTTCTTCTCGCTCAGCGCGCACCCACAAAACGCCTCTGGGATACACACTGGGACGGCACTGTTGCATCACATCCAACTGAAGAGCAGACACAACGTGAAGCGACACGTCAGCGTCTTGATGATGAACTCGGCATTACACCTGATCAGTACGACACTCTCCGCGTTACTGATCAGTTTGAATATAAGCGTTACTACGAAAATGCCGGTATCGAATGGGAAGTTTGTGCTGTCCTACAGGTCACACTTAATGATATGACACTTGATCCTGATGAATCTGAGATTGCTGGTCTTCTGTGGGTTGAGTATGAACATCTCCATCAACATCCCGAGTGGTATCGACAACTCCGATTATGCCCGTGGTTTGAAATTGCGATGCGACGTGATTTTGAGTAA